GAAGTCGCTGCCGGCCGCATGATTATTCCCGCAAACGTGAACCATCCCGAACTGGAGCCGATGTGCATCGGCGTGGCCTCGCTTTGCAAGATCAACGCAAATATCGGCAACTCTGCCGTCAGCTCGAATGTTGACGAAGAACTGAAGAAGCTGCATACGTCCGTCCACTACGGTGCGGACACGGTCATGGACCTCTCGACTGGCGGCGACATTCACTCCATCCGCGAAGAAATCCTGCACCACTCCCCGGTTCCGATTGGCACCGTCCCTATCTACGAAGCGGTTTCGAGAGTGAAGCGCATCGAAGACCTGACGGCCGACATCATGCTCGAAGTCGTGGAGGAGCAGGCGGCACAGGGCGTAGATTACATGACCATCCACGCGGGGTTGCTGGTCCAGCACCTGCCGTTGGTGGCGCGGCGCATAACAGGCATCGTGAGCCGTGGCGGCGCAATCCTGGCGCAGTGGATGGCACACCATCACAAGCAGAACTTCCTCTACGATCGCTTTGACGACTTCACGAAGATCATGGCGAAGTACGACGTCTCGTACTCGCTCGGCGACGGCTTGCGTCCAGGCTGCATAGCCGACGCTAGTGATGAAGCGCAGTATGCCGAGTTGAAGACGCTGGGCGAGTTGACAAAGAGCGCGTGGAAGCGCGACGTGCAGGTGATGATCGAAGGTCCGGGCCACGTTCCAATCGATAAGATCAAGGAACAAGTGGACAAGGAAGTGGAATGGTGCGATGGCGCGCCGTTCTACACACTTGGACCGCTGGTCACGGATATCGCTCCGGGGTATGACCACATTACATCGGCCATAGGCGCGGCCATGATTGGCTGGTACGGCGCAGCGATGCTCTGCTACGTGACACCGAAGGAGCACCTCGGCCTTCCGAACGACAAGGACGTAAAGGACGGCATCATCGCGTACAAGATTGCCGCACACGCGGCGGACCTGGCGCGGCATCGTCCCGGCGTGCAGGAGCGCGACAACGCCATCAGCCACGCACGTTACGTTTTCGACTGGGAGAAGCAGTTCGAGCTGTCGCTTGATCCCGAAACGGCGCGCTCGATGCACGATGAAACGCTGCCCGATAAGTTTTATAAGGAAGCTGCGTTCTGCTCGATGTGCGGCCCGAAATTCTGCTCGATGAATTACTCCTCCAAGGTCGATGAGTACAACAAGCAGGTACACGGGCTTGAGAAGACGGACTACTCGGGCCTGGTAGAGAAGGTAGAAAAGTTGGTTCACCTCAAGTAAGCCGAACGTTCGTCTTCAAGAACGTTGGCAAAAATCCGCAACGAAAAGAGCCGCGCCTCGTGTGCGGCTGTTTTGTTATCACCAGTTGTATCAATCGAGATCTGAGGCGATCCTGACACCATCGCGTGTCTGCGGTTTGCGAGTTGATTGTGAGCGACGCAACTGGCGGGTCCTAACCTGACCACTCGCCTTCCGCTTGGCGCTCTTTCGCGTGGCCGGTTTGCGAATAGTGCTGCGGGTTGAGTTCGCTTGCGCAGTTCCGGATGGGGACGAAGTCAGATTTGGAGCAGGAATCTTCACTGGCCCGAACGGCTTGTCCTGTTGCATAGAAGAAGTGGCACGGAGTTTCTTCACATCGAGCGGGTTGGCGGGGCGGCGGTTTGCTAACGCAGCGAGCAGGAGTATAAGGGCGATCGTGATCACCGCGGCAGCAACGGCTGCTTGCTTATACGCACGCTGCCTCAGCCCCTGGCGCGATACGGAATGCGTCACGGCGCCGGTCGCCGGAATGTGCGGCGGACGAATTCCTGGCGTAAACCGTGGCGGATTCAAGCCCGCAACTTCGCTCGCCCTCGATACGGCCGGCGGCACGGGAGAGTGTGTCGGCGTCGACTGCGAGGCCTCCTGTTGGGAATCCTTTTTCTGCGATTGCTGCTCCTCGCGGTTGCGGTCGTTGGTCGCGGTTGGCTCAACTGGAGGTTCTACGTAAGACTCACGCTGGCGTTGCTCTTCACGCTGCGGCTGAACATGCGAGGCTTGCTCCGGTGCACTTCGCGCTGTTTCCGCATGGGCGCGCCGCGCAGCTTCTTCCCTGGCGAGAACTTTGTCACGCGCCATTTCCGACTCTCGGCGCTCCTGGCCGACAACTTCGGCGCGCACAGGCGGCGGTTCTTTGATGGACTGACTCGCGATGCGCTCGCGTTGTAAGCGTTCCCGCAGTTCGCGATCTGAACGCTCACGTTCGAGTTGCGCGGTACGCAACTGTGCTGCCACACGTGCGCGTTCCTGCTCCTGTGCTTCAATTTCCGCATCTCGCAAGGCACGACGTTCGGCCTGGCGATGGCTATGGGCGACAAGGGCCGCACGCAGTCGCTCGCTTCCCTGTTGCAGGCACTCAGCGGCTTTTGCTCGGACAACGCTCAGCAGCCCCCCAAACTTGGAGATAAATCCAGGAACGCCCCGCTCAGCATCGCGACGGAGACGCAGGGATTCCGCGTATGGCGAATAGAGGGAAAGGTCGTCCCGGCGGAGAGGTTGCGAATCCGGCTGTGTGGCGAACGCCGTATTGCGACCAAGCACTCCGGGAGCGACGTAGATAGGAAGACCTGCCATGTTGAGTTCGGAGGCGCGCGTCATCGCGTCGTCCGTCGCCAGGCGCTCGACGCGAACTTCCAGGTCTGCTTCGGTCGCACACTTCTGAAGCGGATGCACGTACTCGAGTTCAAAACCGGCGGCACACAGTTCCGCGACGAGCTGCGAAACAGCCTGGGGGTCATCCGTTCGGATGCGTGCCAGTGGCATCAAAACACCTGTTCAATAAAGTTCGATGTAGCGGCATGCAGAAGCAGCAGGTATTTAGACGCAGATTCGGAGCATAAGGTGGCCAGAGGAAAGCAGCAGTTGGTGCGATCCACGCCCTTTAAGGACTACGAGTAACGATCTCAGTGCAAGTTGGCGAAGTCCATGCCCTCGGCGTATTGCAACCCGGCGATCTGCGTTGCCCGGAACTGTACTTCGAGATACGCCTGCATGATCTCTATGTGGAGGAGTTCACGCTCATGCGGAGTGCGGCACTCCGTACGGACACGGTCGAGCGCAAGGTAGCGATCGTGGGCTTCAATGAAGCGATGCATGGCGGGGTACATAGGGCAGGAATACTCCTGCTCGAGTCGAATGAAAATACGAGCAACGCCTTAAGCGCTCTTAAGGAAATAACGCTGGCCGCGCATAAGGGACTGAGCCGATGAAGTCGGTCAGAGATGACGGTACAAATTACGCCACATATTCTGATGGGCGCACCCATCTACTTCGCGCCTTCAAGCGCGGCCGCAGCCCGATTGAGCGCCGCCTTTAGCGTAGCTAACTGCTTGTTCATGCGTTCCGCATCGTTCTTGTCGATTGCTTCGTTCACCCCTGGGATAACAACCGCGGCGTATCCGGTGTATTCGCCAGGAGCGTAGATGGCGTGCCGAAACCACGGCCTGTTGGGAAGCCCTTCGGTAAGCAGTGCGCGCTCGGCGGCGCGCAAAGCAGAGTTCAGGGCCGGCAGATTTGCGGTGCGATTCCGCTGCAAATCCCAAGTCGATTTGCCAGCGGCCTGAAATCTTCGCGCAGCTTCCAAAGGTTCAGCGAAGGCGGTTAATGGAAGACTGCTCTCTTCGGCGCGCTTGCGAGCCGCCTCTATGTAGCTGATGATTTCCTTTCCGTACTGCGCGTAATCGTAGGGCAAGACATCGGCCTCGGCCATGCGAAGCACTTCAAGGCCAAGGATGCGCGCCATCTGCTGTTCGTAGGCAAACGTTGGGTCGCCGAACTTCTTGAACCACGCGAAGTTGTCGAAGACAGAGTGATAGACGCCGTATGGGCCACCGGAGCCCACGTCGGTGGACGGCACGCCGAAGTGTTGCAAAAAGGCGGTGTAGTCGGAGCCACTGCCGAGATCGCCAATATGAACGTCTTCGGTGGTCTCGGCGGCAGGCGCACGGCGCGGCAGCCCGCTTACGTCGGGATTTTGCTGTGAAGGCTTGCGCCCTCGTTCAACCGTGGTTCGCCACACCTCGTACACGTTCGCGCCCCTCGGGCTTGGCACGGCACGCGTGATGTCGCGAATGAACTGCTTCAGGCTGGGAACGGCGGAGGCTCCGAAGTTAGGGCCGGCCACCGCAACGTCGGTATTGAAGTATGCCACCGCATCCCTGAGCTGAGCGGCGTATTGCTCGGCAAATTCAGTGGAGCCCATCAAACCCTGTTCTTCGGCATCCCAGCTTCCAAAAACAATCGTGCGCTTGGGCCGCCAACCAGCCTTGATTAGCGTTCCGAGGCCGTGAACCGCCTCCAGCATTGCAGCTGTTCCGCTGACCGGATCGACTGCGCCGTACACCCATGCGTCGCGATGATTACCGGCGACAACCCACTCATCCGGGTAGGTGCTGCCGCGAAGCGTGCCAACTACGTTCCAGATGGTGCGGTACTTGTAATCCTGCTTGAGGTGCATGCGCACGCGGACGGGACCGGGGCCGACGTGGTAAGTGAACGGAAGCGCGCCCTGCCATTCGCGGGGCGACTCCGGCCCAGCGAGATTCGCCAGGAGTGGCTGCGCGTCGGCATACGAAAGTGGCGTGGTTGGGATCTTTGGCAGGTTCGCCGCCTTCTCGGGCGGAGTGCGGCGCGAGTCAGGCAGCGTTGGAACAGAGGCAATGCCCGGCGTCGTTGGGTCGCCGGGATACTGAAACATGTACTCGATCGATCCGCGCTGCACGCCCGTTTCCGGACGATACGGTCCACGAGGATACATATCGCCACGGAAAAAACCGTCATCAGCGGGATCGGAGTAGATGATGACCCCGGCTGCGCCGGCCTGTTCGGCGACGAACGACTTCACGCCACGGAAATTCTGGCCATAGCGAACAAGGATGATCTTGCCGCGAACATCTATGTTGAAATCCTTCAACTTCTTGAGGTCTTCCGGACGCCCGTAGTTGGCGTATACGACTTCGGCTTCCACATCGCAGGAAGGCGAACCGCCGTTGAAGGCGATCACAATGCGCGGGTCGTTCTGGAACGGGTCATCGGCGACGCGCTCCGGTGTTGGCCCTCGCATCTTCAGCGTGGGCGGAGCCGAAGTCTCCACAGTAACCTCGACGGGATAATTCATCCAAACCTTGTACTCTTCGATGCGCGTCTCCAGGCCTGCTTCACGGAAGCGCTGGGCAACGTACTCCGCCGTCTTGAAATCCTCGATCGTACCGGACATGTGCGGCGCGGCGCTGAGCGTTTGCATGTGCTGCTCCGCCATTTTGGGATCGGGCACGGCCATGAAGCGCTCTTCCAGTTGCCGCTGCACGGCAGCGTTGCGAAATCCAGTGATGGCAGAAGCTGCAAACCTGGTGTCCGACTGCTGCGCGGGAGCGGCGGGTGCGAGAAGTGCAAGGATGAGAACAGCGGCAAATAGGCGCTTCATAGCGCTCCTGGCTAACGGAGACTTTTGGTCACACGCGTGAACGCAAAAAGAACGCTACAGCTTACACTAGGAAAGGCGCGGTACAAACGCGAAGGGACCTCGACTTGGACGAAAGCAGACGCGGCGACACAAAAGAAGAGCAATCCTACTTACCGGGCGAAGACGTAAGCTCCGGCGCTACGGACGACCGCGCCTTGCAATCCATTGCATCGGACGAGACCGTTGCTCCGCAGATTGCGCCAGGCTCAGTGACCATGCCGCACGTCGTAAGGGCGCTGCGGCATCGCGATTTTCGCCTCTTCTGGGGCGGCAATTTCCTATCGAACATTGGGACGTGGATGCAGAGCGTCGCGCAGGGCTGGCTGGTGCTGCAACTCGCACCAAATAACTCGGCCTTCTGGCTCGGGGTGATAGGCTTTGCCGCTTCAGCGCCTATGTTGGTGTTCACCATGATCGGCGGCGTGATTGCCGACCGCCTCGATAAGCGCAAGCTGATGATGTGGACACAGTCCGCGATGATGCTGACGGCTTTTGCGATGTGGGGAATCACATTTACGCACGTCGTGAACATTCCCTTGATCGTACTTCTCGCGTTCATCAACGGACTGGCGATGTCGCTGAATTCTCCGAGCTACCAGGCGCTAGTGCCGGAACTTGTACCGCGTGAAGACCTGGCGAACGCCATCGCGATGAACTCTGCGCAATTCAATATGTCGAGGGTGCTAGGGCCAACGCTGGGAGGATTTGCCATGGCCTGGCTCGGCATTTCCGGAAACTTTTTCCTGAATGCGTTGAGCTTTGTAGCCGTGCTGATCGCACTGGCTCAGATCACTTATCCGCCGGTGTATCCCGCGAACGGCAGTACGACACTCTGGGAAACGCTGGGAGAAGGCTTCCGGTACATCTTCGATCACAAGGAGATGCTGCTACTGCTTGTGCTTGTAATGCTGGCAAGCGTCTTCGGTATCCCATTCGTGATCTTTGTACCTCTGTTTGCGAAAGAACTGCTGCACCTCGGGGAGCGTGGCTTTGGGTTGCTGCTGGCCTCGCAAGGAGTTGGCGCGTTCCTTGGCGCGGCCACCATCGCCTATATCAGAAGCATCCCGTGTCGTGGACGATTCGTAGTTCGCGCGGCAGTCTCGTTCTATGTCTTCATCATCCTGTTCACGTTCTCGCGAAATTTCATACTTTCCTCGATACTGCTGGCGGGGATCGGTTATTGCATGGTGCTGATGGTCGCAACGGTGAATACGCTGCTCCAGCATCTTTCTGCCGACGAAATGCGTGGCCGGGTGATGAGCATGTACGCGACTGCTTTCCTGGGCTTTGCTCCCATAGGCAGTTTGCTTGCCGGTTCTCTGGCGGAAACGCTTACCGCGCCCGTCGCAATCGCAGCACTATCCTCGATCGCACTTGTGGCGACGATTGCGATCTACTACACGCGTACTGAGTTGAGGTGCGTGGACTAGCGCGGCAGCACGCACCGCGCACAGGCATCTGCGGGCTGATTGTTTGCAGCCGCTTTCGGCAACGCACGAGCCGCCAGAGCGCCCGCAACGAACATGCCAGCGGCGCACACGGCCGAAATCCACGTGCCAGTACGCCCGGACTCCAATTCGTGCGTCTGCATGCCGATATTCGTGTAGTGGTACACCAGGTTCCATCCCCAGTGCATCCCCACCGTGAGCCAAACGGAACGCGTAACGTAGAGTGGCCACGCAAATGCGATTCCGAGCACGAAGAGGAACGTCCACAATGCGATTCCACGATCGAGCACGTAGATGTGATTGAGGACGAAGATCAGCGCCGAGACAACGACGAACACGGCGCCGGTACGCCAATTGCCGTTTCGGAGCACATAGGATCGGGTCAGCACATCTTCCGAAGCCGAAGCGAAGAATGAGCCGACGGCAATGCCCAGCATGGGCAGCAACAGCGCCCGCAGCGGGACGAAAGCATCCACGGCATAAAGACCGGCCCTGTTGCCGATAAGCTGGGCGAAGGCGGAGAACGCGATGCCAATCGCCAATCCTACGATCAGGTTGAACCACCAACCACGGTGAAGAAGAAAGTAGTATCCACGCAGGCCATCGGTCCCCATTGCGCAACTGACGAAATAGGCGACCAGAAAGAACACCGCGCTGACGGCCAGCCAGACCAGGCGATTTGGCAGCAAGTAGTCGTAGATGCCCTGCGGGGCCTGGTAACAGATGAATAGAACGGTGAACCCGCCGAGAATCTGCAGTGATCTGGCTTTCTTCATTGATGGAAGAGCGCTCCTGCTTCCGAATATAGAGCGCGATTACTTTCGCTTCACGACTTTTTTTGCGGCTTCGACGATGTAAGGAGCGGCAAGCCCGTATTTCTCCATTAACTGCTCGGGCGTGGCGCTCTCGGAGTAGGTGTTGTTGATGCCGACGAATTCGATGGGCACGGGACGTGACATAGCTGCGGAACGTGCGACCCGCGAACCGAGACCGCCATCGAGCAAGTGCTCTTCTGCGGTAACGATGGCACCGCACTCGCTGGCGGCCAGCGCAATCGCTTCGTGGTCCAGCGGCTTGAGCGTGTGCATATCGAGAACGCGGGCGGCGATTCCCTCTTCCTGCAACTGCGCCTGCGCTTGGAGCGCGTACCCAACTTCGAAACCACACGCAACGATGGCAACGTCGCGTCCAATGCCATGTAACTTGGCTCTGCCGATCTGGAAAGTATCAGCTGCGGAATAGATGATCGGCGCCTTGGCGCGGCCGGTTCTCATGTAGCACGGGCCGACCAGCTCCGCCATCTGTTTGACGAGCGCACGCGTAGAAAACTCGTCAGCTGGACACAGTACGGTAAAACCGGGAAGCGCGCAGGCAAGAGCGAAGTCCTCGACCGACTGCTGGCTCGGACCGTCTTCGCCGATGGAAATGCCGCCATGCGATCCGACGAACTTGGCATTAACGTGTGGATACGCCGCGCACATCCGTAACTGGTCGTAGCCCTTATCACAGAGGAACACAGCGAAAGACGAGGCAAATGGCAGTTTGCCGGCCAGCGCGAGTCCGCCTGCGATTCCGACCATATTGGCTTCTGCAATACCAACGCTGAAGAAGCGGTCGGGAAACTCCTTAGCGAAGGTGGCGCTGAAGGTGGACTTTGCAAGGTCGGCATCGAGTACGATGAGGCTCGGATTCGTGCGGCCAAGCTCGGCCAGCGCTTGTCCATAAGCTTCGCGAGTCGCGACACCCATCTTCATTTCGAATTTGGTGCTAATAGTTGTCATGTTCACGCTTCCGTGTTCACGCTGGCCGTTGATTGTGCGTTTGTGATTTACGCGAACTTCGCTTCGAGTTCTTTCACTGCGGCTTCCACTTCTTCGGGCTTGGGAGCTACGCCGTGCCACTTCACGTTGTTTTCCATGAATGACACGCCCTTGCCTTTGACGGTGCTGGCGATGATTGCCGTTGGCCTCTCGCTCATGTTGGCGCGAGCCTGCTCGAGTGCGGGGATGACCTGCGCGAAGTTATGACCGTCGATGTCGACAGCATTCCAGCCGAAGGCGCGAAACTTTTCCGACAGGGGTTCTACGCGAACAATTTTCTCGGTCCAGTCATCAAGCTGTTGCTTATTGTTGTCCAGAATGACAGTCAGGTTGTTCAGCTTGTGGGCGGACGCAAACATGGCGGCCTCCCAGTTCTGGCCTTCCTGGATTTCTCCGTCACCTACCATGACGAAAGTGTGAAAGTCCTTGTTGTCGAGCTTTGCCGCAAGCGCCATTCCTATGCCGATGGAAATTCCCTGCCCGAGCGAGCCGGTTGAAGCCTCAAGAATGGGCAACATGCGTCGATCCGGATGTCCCTGCAAAGGCGAGTCTAGCTTGCGCAGTGTCGGCAGCAATGCCGCATCGATGTATCCGGCCGCCGCGAGTACGGCATAAAGCGCGGGGACGCCATGGCCCTTAGAAAGGATGAAGCGGTCGCGGTCAGGCCAGTCCGGGCGAGCGGGATCATGATGCAGCACGCGAAAATAGAGAGCGGCGAGCAACTCCACTTCCGACAAGGAACCGCCCGGATGCCCGCTGCCGGCGGCACCAATCATCCTGACGATGTCAATCCGCAACCGGTTCGACAGACGCTTGAGTTCATCGATGGATTCGATCCGTTGAGCTGTCATGAAAGTCGACTCTCCTGGCTTCTGCTGGCGGGCAGATGGAAGGGCGCAATCTATTGATGCGCACTGGCCCACACAGGCGAACAGTCTGATCATGGGTCCGACGGTGTCAACATCACAGGGGTGTTGTGAGTTACGCCGCTGGCGCGGGAACGCTCCCGGCCTTGGTACCGCGTGCGAGTTGCGGAAGCGCCTGCGGCGGCTCTTCCATCCACTTGCGTATTCCGGGCAGCGCCTGTCTCATACATTCCTCACCGACGCTGATCAGCTCGCCAGAGCGGTCAAACGCGTCATAGGAAAATCCGTCTACATTGGGTTCGAGCACGAGGTCGGCATACGCCTTCCAGTACCCTGTCATTCGTGCCTGTGCGATTGAGAAGCACTGGCCGATAACATCGAACAGGTGACGAGGCCCGCGTAGCTGAACCCAATGCGCGCTGAGATAAACGCCAATGACGCGGTCTGCGCCCATGTCGCGCAAAGGTAACGTGGGCACGGCGTGCGCGAGCATGCCGTCCACCAGCATTCGGCCATCGAGTTCCACCGGGAGGAACATCCCGGGATAGGCGCAACTGGCGCGAGCAGGTCCGAGAAGCGGGCCCGAGCGGAAGACAACGCCTTCGCCGGTAATGAAATCGGTGGCGGCGATGGCGAGTGGAGTCTTGAGTTCCTCAAAGGTCTTTGCCCGCACGATGCGGCTGAGGAAGGTTTCCATGCGATCGTTGTTGCAGAAGCCGTAGCGCGAGAGTGTCCAGCGCGCAAAGTCGCGGAAGCGCACCAGCGAAGAAATCTCCTCCAACTGACGGGCAGAAACTCCGCTGCAATAAGCAGCACCGATGATCGCACCAACACTCGTTCCGGCGACGAAATCCACCGGAATGCCTTCTTCTTCCAATACCTTGAGAACGCCAATGTGGGCGATACCGCGCGCGAATCCGCCACCTAACGCCAGTCCGAGCTTGGGACGCTGGTAGGGCGCGGGAAGCGACGGCGCAGGGCGGCGATTAAGTTCTGTGGTGAAAGCGCGGAAGGACCTGGCGAACTTCGAAAACGGATTCACGGTTGGCTGCGGCTCAGTGTGGCCTCGCTACTTAGGATGCAGAGCCCTTGCGCTGCGATGCACTACATGGCCGCACCCTTGATGCTACCTAAGCTGCTGGCTGCCTTCGGCGTATAGCTTGTGGGCAATCCGAAGAGTATTGGCGTGCGCCTCGGCCGTCCGCTCGATCGGGTCGCCATAGCCGCCGCCGAGAGTCACTACAACAGGCACGTGCGCAGCACGGCAGGCCTGCAACACGAGGCGATCACGGTGGCGAAGTCCGTCTGTGGTGACGGCGAGCCTGCCGAGCAGGTCGCAATCGAGCGGATCGACACCGGACTGGTAGAAGATGACCTTCGGCACGAACTCGAATACGCGCGGCAACACGTTCTCCACGGCAGCAAGGTATTCCTCGTCGGCTACGGCATCTTCCAGTTCGACATCGATCTTGCTGCGCTGCTTGCGGAACAGAAAATTCTTGCGTCCGTGAACAGACAACGTAAGCACATTCGGGTCGTGCTCGAAGATGAGCGCGGTGCCATCGCCCTGGTGAACGTCGAGGTCGATAACGGCGGCACGATGCAAGCCGTGCTGCTTTCTCAGCCAGTGAACAGCAACGGCAATGTCATTGAATACGCAAAACCCGGCACCTTGATTGCGGAACGCGTGATGCGTGCCGCCGGCGAGATTGCCTCCGAAGCCAAATGCGATGGCTCGGGCGGCTGCGGCGAGCGTTCCGCCCACGCTGGCCAGTGTGCGACTTACCAGCTGCTCTGACCATGGAAAACCTATTCGCCTCTGCACTTGTGCCGGCAAGGCGCCGGCGAGGAACTGGTCGACGTACTCCGAATCGTGCGCGAGCTTGAGAGTCTCGACTGGAGCAAACGGCGCGGCAACGAACGAAAACTGGCCGTCCCCCATGAGCAGTTCACGGAGCAGACGATACTTGCGGACGGGGAACCTGTGCCCTTCCGGAAGCGGGATTTCGTGATGATCGCAGTAGTAGAGTGTGCTAGTCATTCAACTTCGAGTGGTAGCCGGCCACCGACAAGCCGTCCGTCATTGTAAACATAATGTGGATGCGTGAAAGCCTTGCCACGAGAGCGTCTCGGCTGTTTTGAAGCCGGTCGGGGGCTGCCGCAGAGATGCTTGTCAGGCAGGCGTCGCGTCTGTAACACTAGCCTGCTTCGCATTTCCAAGGAGAGGCCGGTTCTGACGACCGTTCGCGAAATTTCGGCTGGAGGTATCGTGCTGCGCTTCTTAGGAGGCGCTTGGCATGTGGCCGTTATCGAACCAGAAACACGAAACAGCGACGACGCGGCCAAGCCTGGCGCGAAACAGAAGACCATCTTCGCGTTGCCAAAAGGCGCGGTCGATCCAGGCGAGCGTCCCGAGCAGGCCGCGGCTCGCGAGGTCTTCGAAGAAACAGGCGTGCGCGTCCGGCGCATTGCAAAACTTACGGACATCAAGTACTTCTACCAACGCACATGGGGCGGTCGCGAGCGCGTATTCAAAGTCGTAAGCTTTTACCTGTTCATCTATCGCTCGGGAAAACTCGGCGAGATTGCGCCAGAGATGCGCATAGAGGTTCGCCAGGCGGATTGGCTGCCGCTGGAGGATGCTCCTCGCAAGCTTAGCTACAAAGGCGAACGCGAGGTTGCAAAGCTGGCACTGGAATACGTGCGCAACAACCCTGACCTGCACGAGCGTGCGCTGGTTCCACCCGCGCAGGGGCGTAGCGGAGACGTCGCGCATTCGGGGAATCCCGGTCATCGGGGAAAGCCCGGGCGTCCAGCAGGCCAAAAGATTCGACCCAAGAACGATACGAAGCGCGGCTGAGTCCGCGGAGGGAATTCTTGCCACAAACGTTGCACATAGAGAAGCACTTCACGTCGAGCGCTACCGTGCGCGATGTCGTAATCGGAATGGCCGACGGGCTGACCGTACCTTTCGCCCTTGCCGCCGGACTGACCGGCGCGATCGATGTGAGTCGAATCGTGGTAGTGGCCGGCTTGGCGGAAATAGCCGCGGGATCGATTGCAATGGGATTGGGCGGCTACATGGCTGCCCGCAGCGACGCCGAACACTACGTCAGCGAGCGCGAACGCGAGGTGCGCGAGGTCAGCGAGAAACCGCAAGAAGAAGCCGACGAAGTCACGGAGGTGTTCCAGACATATGGACTTTCTCCCGACGAAAGTGGGCCGGCGGTGGCGGCGCTCTGCCGGCGCCCGAAAGATTGGGTGGACTTCATGATGCGCTTCGAACTCGGGTTGGAAGCGCCAGATCCAAAGCGGGCCTACCGGAGCGCGGTAACAATCGCCGGATCGTACATTGCCGGAGGCCTCATTCCACTCTCACCTTACATGCTGACCCACTCTGCGAGTTCGGCGTTGGGGTTTTCTGTTTTTGTCACTTTGGTGGCGCTTGGCGTCTTCGGCTTTATCAAGGGGCGATTTACCGGGATGAACCCTCTCCGCAGTGCGTCACAAACGGTTGTGATCGGTGGCACAGCCGCGGCCGCAGCCTTTCTGATTGCGCGCTGGATCTCGTAAGTCACACATTCTTAGAAATTTGCTTGACTGAATGAGCGCTCATTCAGTATGTTTATATCAACTTAATACGGCGCGCATCGTTGCCATCCTCACCCCACATTTTCGATGCGCGCCCCTCCTATTTTCAGGGCTTTTTTCTTTATAGAACATTTCTTCGGGGCCTTATCGCGCTGGGGATTTCACAATGCTTTGCAACGGCAGAACCTTGCTCGCGAAGAATTGCCATGCCCCACGTGTGCCGCATCCAATCCTAAGTAGTTCGCCAGCGCGCAGGTATGCGCGCCAGTTTCCCTGCCCTAACGGACAATGCCATTCGCGAGCGCTTCTCACGGCCACACTGCCGTCCAGCTCCCTTTGCGAATGCTTCGGAGACGCACGCTGATGCAGAAGAGGATTGAAAGAGTCGTCGTCCTTGGCGCCGGGACCATGGGCTCCCGAATCGCCGCTCACCTCGCCAACGCCGGAATCCCCTGCTATCTGCTCGACATCGTGCCACCTGGCGCTGAGGCGAAGGCGCGCAACAGCTTCGCTGAGATGGGACTGGAGGGCGCCAAAAAATCGAAGCTGGCGGCGTTCTTCGAACCGAACCTTGCGAGGCTGGTAAC
Above is a genomic segment from Clostridia bacterium containing:
- the thiC gene encoding phosphomethylpyrimidine synthase ThiC — encoded protein: MTGSNGTNGKDSAVPQPRAEWIARRREEAARTGDTNMSQMHFARKGLVTEEMLYIAEREQITPELVRSEVAAGRMIIPANVNHPELEPMCIGVASLCKINANIGNSAVSSNVDEELKKLHTSVHYGADTVMDLSTGGDIHSIREEILHHSPVPIGTVPIYEAVSRVKRIEDLTADIMLEVVEEQAAQGVDYMTIHAGLLVQHLPLVARRITGIVSRGGAILAQWMAHHHKQNFLYDRFDDFTKIMAKYDVSYSLGDGLRPGCIADASDEAQYAELKTLGELTKSAWKRDVQVMIEGPGHVPIDKIKEQVDKEVEWCDGAPFYTLGPLVTDIAPGYDHITSAIGAAMIGWYGAAMLCYVTPKEHLGLPNDKDVKDGIIAYKIAAHAADLARHRPGVQERDNAISHARYVFDWEKQFELSLDPETARSMHDETLPDKFYKEAAFCSMCGPKFCSMNYSSKVDEYNKQVHGLEKTDYSGLVEKVEKLVHLK
- a CDS encoding M28 family metallopeptidase; translation: MKRLFAAVLILALLAPAAPAQQSDTRFAASAITGFRNAAVQRQLEERFMAVPDPKMAEQHMQTLSAAPHMSGTIEDFKTAEYVAQRFREAGLETRIEEYKVWMNYPVEVTVETSAPPTLKMRGPTPERVADDPFQNDPRIVIAFNGGSPSCDVEAEVVYANYGRPEDLKKLKDFNIDVRGKIILVRYGQNFRGVKSFVAEQAGAAGVIIYSDPADDGFFRGDMYPRGPYRPETGVQRGSIEYMFQYPGDPTTPGIASVPTLPDSRRTPPEKAANLPKIPTTPLSYADAQPLLANLAGPESPREWQGALPFTYHVGPGPVRVRMHLKQDYKYRTIWNVVGTLRGSTYPDEWVVAGNHRDAWVYGAVDPVSGTAAMLEAVHGLGTLIKAGWRPKRTIVFGSWDAEEQGLMGSTEFAEQYAAQLRDAVAYFNTDVAVAGPNFGASAVPSLKQFIRDITRAVPSPRGANVYEVWRTTVERGRKPSQQNPDVSGLPRRAPAAETTEDVHIGDLGSGSDYTAFLQHFGVPSTDVGSGGPYGVYHSVFDNFAWFKKFGDPTFAYEQQMARILGLEVLRMAEADVLPYDYAQYGKEIISYIEAARKRAEESSLPLTAFAEPLEAARRFQAAGKSTWDLQRNRTANLPALNSALRAAERALLTEGLPNRPWFRHAIYAPGEYTGYAAVVIPGVNEAIDKNDAERMNKQLATLKAALNRAAAALEGAK
- a CDS encoding MFS transporter, whose protein sequence is MDESRRGDTKEEQSYLPGEDVSSGATDDRALQSIASDETVAPQIAPGSVTMPHVVRALRHRDFRLFWGGNFLSNIGTWMQSVAQGWLVLQLAPNNSAFWLGVIGFAASAPMLVFTMIGGVIADRLDKRKLMMWTQSAMMLTAFAMWGITFTHVVNIPLIVLLAFINGLAMSLNSPSYQALVPELVPREDLANAIAMNSAQFNMSRVLGPTLGGFAMAWLGISGNFFLNALSFVAVLIALAQITYPPVYPANGSTTLWETLGEGFRYIFDHKEMLLLLVLVMLASVFGIPFVIFVPLFAKELLHLGERGFGLLLASQGVGAFLGAATIAYIRSIPCRGRFVVRAAVSFYVFIILFTFSRNFILSSILLAGIGYCMVLMVATVNTLLQHLSADEMRGRVMSMYATAFLGFAPIGSLLAGSLAETLTAPVAIAALSSIALVATIAIYYTRTELRCVD
- a CDS encoding type II CAAX endopeptidase family protein, whose amino-acid sequence is MKKARSLQILGGFTVLFICYQAPQGIYDYLLPNRLVWLAVSAVFFLVAYFVSCAMGTDGLRGYYFLLHRGWWFNLIVGLAIGIAFSAFAQLIGNRAGLYAVDAFVPLRALLLPMLGIAVGSFFASASEDVLTRSYVLRNGNWRTGAVFVVVSALIFVLNHIYVLDRGIALWTFLFVLGIAFAWPLYVTRSVWLTVGMHWGWNLVYHYTNIGMQTHELESGRTGTWISAVCAAGMFVAGALAARALPKAAANNQPADACARCVLPR